The nucleotide sequence CGAGCTCGGTTTCCCGGCGGGCATCATCGCCAATACCTCCGTCTTCGACCATTGCGGGGCCTTGATCGAGGCCTGCGTGCGGCGGGGCGATGAATTGATCGGCCATGGGCACACCAATTCCGACCACCAGAGCAAGCTGCCGGAGGAACAGGAACGCGCCCTGCTCGAACATTGCCGCGACCGCATCGCGGCGCTGGGGGGACGGGCGGATGGCTGGCTGTCGCCATGGATCGCCGAATCGCGCGTGACGACGGACCTGCTGGCGGAAACGGGGTATCGCTACACGCTGAACTGGGCGCACGACGACCAGCCCGTGCGCATGCGCACGCGCGGCGGCCAGCCCTTCTGGTCCATCCCGTATCCGCAGGAATTGAACGACATTCCCATGATCGTCGCGCGCCAGATGGACGCCAAGGATTTCGCGCAAATGATCGTCGACAACTTCGACGAGATGCGGCGCCAGGCGCGCCGCCAACCCCTGGTGATGGGGATCGCGCTGCATCCCTACCTGGTGGGGCAGCCTTATCGCCTGCTGCATCTGCGGCGCGCGCTCGAGCACATCGCGCGGGCGCGCGACGACGGCGATATCTGGATCGCCACGCCGGGCGCGATATGCCGCCATGTGGATACGCTGGCGCCTGACACGGCCGGCCGGTGAACGGGCGCGCATATAGTTACGGTCTTGCCGTATGAGCCGCGCTTCATGACCCCTGCCGCCAAGAAAACGCCATCCGCCCCGCGTCCCCGCGGACGCCCCAAGGTGCGCCCGGAACGCCTGGTCTCCGGCACGCGCGCGGCCCGCCGCGTCGCCGCCGCCAGCGCGGCGTCGGCCGGCGATGCCGAAGAGCGCGTCTACCAGGCCGTCCTGCAAAGCGTGCTGGGCCAGCGCCTGAAGCCGGGCACCAAACTGCCGGAGGCCGCGCTGTGCGAGCTGTTCGGCGTGGGGCGCTCGCTGGTGCAGCGGGTGCTGCAACGCCTGGCGCGCGATCACGTGGTCGAACTGCGGCCCAACCGCGGCGCGATCGTGGCGGTGCCCACGCCGGAGGAAGTCGGCAAGCTGTTCGAGGCCCGGCGCGCGCTGGAGGCGGCCATCGTGCCGCTGGTGGCGCGGCACGCCACGCGCGCCGACTACGCCATGTTGCGGCGGCACCTGCGCCAGGAACACCAGGCCCTGCATGGCGGACAGGCCCAGTGGGCATTGCTGGCCAGCGCCTTCCACACCAGATTGGGCGAGCTGTCGCGCAATCCCCTGCTGCAGCGCTATTTGCTGGAAACCGTCTCGCGCTGCGCGCTGGTGGTGGCCATCTTCCAGCCGCCCGGCAACGCCACCTGCGAGCACGGCGAGCACGCCCACGTGGTCGACCTGATCGAGCGTGGCGAGACGGCCGCGGCGGTGCGCGCGATGGACCAGCACCTGCGCGACCTGGAAGCGCATATCAACATCGTGCAGGAAGCCGGCTCCGCCAGCCTGGCCGACATGCTGGGCCTGGGCTGAGCGGCTACGATAAAGGCGGCCTGGACGGCTTGCCCCTGGGCTTTCCGGGCGCGCCGCGGTCTCAGGCGGCGGCGGGCAGGTCCACCGCCAACGGACCGCAGACGTCCCGCAGGCCGGCGTGCAGCAAGCGCACGGCCGGCGAGAACTGCTTGCGGTGCGGACAGATCAGGTTGAAGGGCGCGGCCTCGCCGGGGATCTCCGGCAGCAGGACCTCCAGGCGGCCCGCGCGGATGTCGGCCGCCACGTCCAGCCAGGATTTGTAGGCGATGCCCTGGCCGGCCGCCGCCCAGCGGTGCACGGCTTCCCCATCGTCGGTCAGCAGCGGCCCGGATACCGCGATGACGCGCCGGCCATCGCCATCGCCGAAGCGCCATTTGTCGTAGGGGCGGCCATGCATGGTGTAAAGCAGGCAGTCGTGGCGCGCCAGGTCGTCCAGCGAGCGCGGCCGGCCGCGGCGTTGCAGGTAGCCGGGCGAGGCCACCAGGACGCGGCGGTTTTCCGGCACGATGGGCAGGGCGATGAAGCTGGCGTCGCCGATGCGGCCGTAGCG is from Bordetella bronchialis and encodes:
- a CDS encoding polysaccharide deacetylase family protein; this translates as MTTVSRFDKLATHDRFDYSPIHQRPDYHWPGKARLAVYLGFNIEHFAFGEGLGAKLGAALAEPDVLNYSWREYGNRVGAWRCLELFDELGFPAGIIANTSVFDHCGALIEACVRRGDELIGHGHTNSDHQSKLPEEQERALLEHCRDRIAALGGRADGWLSPWIAESRVTTDLLAETGYRYTLNWAHDDQPVRMRTRGGQPFWSIPYPQELNDIPMIVARQMDAKDFAQMIVDNFDEMRRQARRQPLVMGIALHPYLVGQPYRLLHLRRALEHIARARDDGDIWIATPGAICRHVDTLAPDTAGR
- a CDS encoding LysR family transcriptional regulator; the protein is MIRLDDLNLFVRAAALGSFSHAAREVDLLPGQVSAAIKRLEAELGIRLFARSTRSLRLTAEGEQYLPFAKGALDMLQEGTERVRAEDAALQGTLQIAAPSDIGRNTILPWLGEFRAHHPGLTLRLYLSDNVTDVFRDPVDVALRYGRIGDASFIALPIVPENRRVLVASPGYLQRRGRPRSLDDLARHDCLLYTMHGRPYDKWRFGDGDGRRVIAVSGPLLTDDGEAVHRWAAAGQGIAYKSWLDVAADIRAGRLEVLLPEIPGEAAPFNLICPHRKQFSPAVRLLHAGLRDVCGPLAVDLPAAA
- a CDS encoding GntR family transcriptional regulator — encoded protein: MTPAAKKTPSAPRPRGRPKVRPERLVSGTRAARRVAAASAASAGDAEERVYQAVLQSVLGQRLKPGTKLPEAALCELFGVGRSLVQRVLQRLARDHVVELRPNRGAIVAVPTPEEVGKLFEARRALEAAIVPLVARHATRADYAMLRRHLRQEHQALHGGQAQWALLASAFHTRLGELSRNPLLQRYLLETVSRCALVVAIFQPPGNATCEHGEHAHVVDLIERGETAAAVRAMDQHLRDLEAHINIVQEAGSASLADMLGLG